A part of Methanobrevibacter oralis genomic DNA contains:
- a CDS encoding 50S ribosomal protein L15e: MYKYIRDAWKNPDESYVRELMWERAPKWRRQRVVQRIDRPTRLDRARSLGYRAKKGFVLVRTRVRRGGRRKSRFIGGRKPKRMGVNKITQAKSIQRIAEERVAKKYPNLEVLNSYWVWADGKYKYYEVILVDPRSPSIVNDKKINWICSKKHTNRALRGLTSAGNKGRGIKSKGKGSEQARRRKL; encoded by the coding sequence ATGTATAAATATATTAGAGACGCATGGAAAAACCCTGATGAGTCATATGTACGTGAACTCATGTGGGAAAGAGCTCCTAAATGGAGAAGACAAAGAGTAGTCCAAAGAATAGATAGACCTACTAGACTTGATAGAGCTAGAAGTTTAGGTTACAGAGCTAAAAAAGGTTTCGTTTTAGTAAGAACTAGAGTAAGACGTGGTGGAAGAAGGAAATCTCGTTTTATTGGTGGTCGTAAACCTAAAAGAATGGGTGTAAACAAAATTACTCAGGCTAAATCTATTCAAAGAATTGCTGAAGAACGTGTAGCTAAAAAATACCCTAATTTAGAAGTATTAAACTCTTACTGGGTGTGGGCTGACGGTAAATATAAATATTATGAAGTAATTTTAGTAGATCCACGTAGTCCTTCTATTGTCAATGATAAAAAAATCAATTGGATATGTTCTAAAAAACACACTAATAGAGCTCTTAGAGGTTTAACTAGTGCTGGTAATAAAGGACGTGGAATTAAATCTAAAGGAAAAGGTAGTGAACAAGCAAGAAGAAGAAAATTATAA